From a single Tachypleus tridentatus isolate NWPU-2018 chromosome 6, ASM421037v1, whole genome shotgun sequence genomic region:
- the LOC143251775 gene encoding ribonuclease H1-like — FRNFSDADELVHIYTDGACSSNGRHGARAGIGVFWGADHPLNVSEKPLGRQTNNRAEIHTDSAFLIKGITMWIKKWKRNNWKLTTGENVKNREDFEALDEVLKGLNVKWVHVRGHQGIHGNEAADRLAVAGMEK; from the exons tttcgGAATTTTTCAGATGCAGATGAACTGGTTCATATTTATACAGACGGAGCGTGTAGTTCAAATGGTCGACATGGAGCTAGAGCAGGAATAGGGGTTTTCTGGGGTGCTGACCACCCACT aaatgtaagtgaaaaacCCCTAGGAAGACAGACAAACAACAGAGCTGAAATACAT aCGGATAGTGCATTCCTTATTAAAG gtATTACCATGTGGATAAAGAAATGGAAACGTAATAATTGGAAATTAACTACTggagaaaatgttaaaaacaggGAAGATTTTGAAGCTTTGGATGAAGTTTTGAAAGGACTTAATGTGAAATGG GTACATGTCAGAGGTCATCAGGGTATCCATGGTAATGAAGCAGCTGACAGACTGGCTGTAGCAGGCATGGAGAAATAG
- the LOC143251776 gene encoding nanos homolog 1-like: MQKLLSSLETMSIQHQMNYVRSDFVQNGKDSDFLTVQGPTNKQRPPKKRKKRPQECVFCKNNGEEVRFYKSHVLRNTSGKIVCPILRRYNCPICQNGGGDTAHTIRYCPKNKFK; encoded by the exons ATGCAGAAGTTGTTGAGTTCCTTAGAAACCATGAGTATTCAACACCAAATGA aTTACGTTCGCAGCGATTTTGTACAGAACGGAAAAGATTCCGATTTTTTAACTGTCCAGGGTCCAACCAATAAGCAACGACCTCCAAAAAAACGCAAGAAGAGGCCCCAAGaatgtgtattttgtaaaaacaatgGCGAAGAAGTGCGTTTTTACAAGAGTCATGTTCTGAGAAATACAAGTGGTAAGATCGTCTGTCCAATTTTGAGACGTTACAACTGTCCCATTTGTCAAAACGGAGGTGGAGACACCGCCCACACAATAAGATACTGCCCTAAAAATAAGTTCAAGTGA